GTTCCGTCGCAAAGCGACGGAGCTGGTCAACTTCAAGACCTGCTTTCACAATGCCTCGCCCTTTAGGGCGGGGTAGTTGACTGAATTGTTTTCTTCTGGATTAAAGGCAATGGAATTTGGCTCAACCCGAAGGTAGGGGGAACAAATGGTGGCCCGGTGTAAGTCTTTTGGGTACTGTAGACAGCGAGCACTAAAACCATACCACACCTAAGGTATAATTGCGGCGATCAGTGTACCAGATAGGGTCCTGCATATCTTCCTCTTCTGAGGAGGAAGTACATATTGGATCGTGGATGGTCATCAACGGCGTGGCAAAACAATGATCCGGTCGGTAGACTTCATGCCTTCCATACACTTGCCTAGGTTCTGACCAAAAATCATGCCCATGATACGTCCCTTCGCTGCTCTGCGCCCTGCGTCAGGTCGCGCCTCTGATGTTGCGGCCCCTCCCTACGATGTCGTCTCGCAAGAAGAGGCTCGTACCCGTGCAGAAGGTCGACCTTGGAGTTTTCTCCATATCTCCCGTG
The Gammaproteobacteria bacterium DNA segment above includes these coding regions:
- a CDS encoding hypothetical protein (Evidence 5 : Unknown function), which translates into the protein MYGRHEVYRPDHCFATPLMTIHDPICTSSSEEEDMQDPIWYTDRRNYTLGVVWF